A DNA window from Mya arenaria isolate MELC-2E11 chromosome 17, ASM2691426v1 contains the following coding sequences:
- the LOC128224631 gene encoding TM2 domain-containing protein CG10795-like, whose product MDISKGLVLFISQIVTLFLQEVWGQVCFADETGTPVPFSLGQCSDLLMGQYMCDDPEIDIDTQAENGCDSSRKLQVGCRPAPSIVCVPDKSINSYGEPCNFTGLEIGFYTDVPCKWTNGYSFETALLLSVFLGMFGIDRFYLGYPAIGLLKFSTLGFFFLGQLVDVLLIATQTVKPSDGSDYVIDYYGAGLVKRVMNNETIINTED is encoded by the coding sequence ATGGATATCTCAAAAGGTTTAGTTCTTTTCATCAGCCAAATAGTGACATTATTTCTTCAGGAAGTGTGGGGCCAAGTTTGCTTTGCGGACGAAACCGGTACCCCGGTACCATTTTCGTTAGGACAGTGCTCCGACCTGCTAATGGGACAGTACATGTGTGACGATCCCGAGATAGACATAGATACACAGGCTGAAAATGGTTGTGACAGCTCGAGGAAACTGCAAGTCGGATGTAGACCAGCACCTTCAATAGTTTGTGTACCAGATAAAAGTATAAATTCTTACGGAGAACCGTGCAATTTTACCGGCTTAGAGATTGGGTTTTACACTGATGTGCCATGCAAATGGACGAACGGCTACAGCTTTGAAACAGCgttattgttatcagtatttcTAGGCATGTTTGGGATAGACCGTTTTTATCTGGGGTACCCAGCCATTGGGTTATTGAAGTTTTCAACCCTTGGTTTCTTCTTTCTTGGGCAGCTGGTCGATGTTTTACTGATAGCAACACAGACAGTGAAGCCATCAGATGGCTCTGATTATGTCATAGACTACTATGGAGCCGGCCTGGTGAAAAGAGTTATGAACAACGAAACTATCATAAACACTGAAGATTAG
- the LOC128224629 gene encoding deoxynucleotidyltransferase terminal-interacting protein 2-like, translating into MFQETKMNFDFSSSDSSSGSEEDVQESVQMVFNAMRQELSKCSVKNPQQNEKSSKFAGRKIGQHRRVLDTFNNSGSESSGDEVETIVNAKSLKGSSTYSTESLGYFIDKGPVTSHNTDHVSNNPDSNVVSFDLSNLETEQPTIQITDSEEEASIQNNDNEGNAEHSVNEVGNALLAEITEKKKSKKKRHRTRNKKQPKKSDDALSSSLQTGVEMNDVYVNVDPFNNPKSKKNVTNYIRQQQEPEIMKKSVISDDYEKQDSIASTHVSIRQQKKQRKVEREKTKGGKWFNMPATEIEDERKHDLEVLQMRNVLDPKRFYKANDLKIAPKYFQFGRVVEDPTDFYSSRIPKRQRKSTIVEELLADSQFRQYNKRKYEEVQEAKRLGKGPYKHMKRLKKRKR; encoded by the exons atgtttcaagaaACTAAGATGAATTTCGATTTTTCTTCAAGTGACAGTAGTTCTGGAAGTGAAGAAGATGTCCAAGAGAGTGTACAAATGGTGTTCAATGCAATGAGACAAGAATTGTCTAAATGTTCAGTCAAAAATCCTCAACAGAATGAAAAGTCATCTAAGTTCGCGGGTCGCAAGATCGGCCAACATAGGAGAGTGCTTGATACCTTTAATAACAGTGGTAGTGAATCATCAGGTGATGAAGTGGAAACTattgtcaatgcaaaatctttaaaaggATCGAGTACTTATTCAACAGAATCACTCggatattttattgacaaaggCCCTGTTACAAGCCACAACACTGATCATGTATCAAATAATCCAGATAGTAATGTTGTCTCATTTGATTTATCAAACTTAGAAACGGAACAACCAACTATTCAAATAACTGATAGTGAAGAAGAAGCaagtattcaaaacaatgacaatGAAGGAAATGCTGAACATTCAGTCAACGAAGTTGGCAATGCATTACTGGCTGAAATCACTGAGAAGAAAAAGTCAAAAAAGAAAAGGCACAGAACTAGAAATAAAAAGCAACCAAAGAAAAG TGACGATGCTTTGTCTTCCAGTCTTCAAACAGGGGTTGAGATGAATGATGTTTATGTGAATGTTGATCCTTTCAACAATCCCAAGTCAAAGAAAAATGTCACCAACTACATTAGGCAGCAACAGGAACCGGAG ATAATGAAGAAGAGTGTCATATCTGATGATTATGAAAAACAAGACTCCATTGCCAGCACTCATGTTAGCATTCGACAACAGAAGAAACAGAGAAAG GTTGAGCGGGAAAAGACAAAGGGAGGTAAATGGTTCAACATGCCAGCCACAGAGATAGAAGACGAGCGAAAACACGACCTTGAGGTGCTACAGATGAGAAATGTCCTTGATCCAAAACGATTCTATAAGGCCAACGACTTGAAGATCGCACCAAAATACTTTCAG TTTGGACGTGTGGTTGAGGATCCAACAGATTTCTACAGTTCTCGTATTCCGAAAAGACAGCGAAAGTCCACCATTGTTGAGGAACTCCTGGCAGATTCACAGTTTAGACA atacaACAAGAGGAAATATGAAGAAGTGCAAGAGGCTAAGAGACTTGGAAAGGGGCCGTATAAACACATGAAACGGCTGAAAAAGAGGAAGCGCTAG